The DNA region ctacttcaaatttcacaaataATGGATCCACCAGAGTTTGATCTCCAAGCATACCTTGaaaaaagtgagagagaagaTGCTTATGTACTCAACCATTTTAGAGAGCGTCAAAATCTAATATTGCAGGCTAGTGCAACTCGTGGTAGAAAAAATCTCAACAGAGATCATGCAGCGGCAAACCGAAGGCTAAttgacgactactttgccaatgagcctacatacgacgatggaatattccgtcgccggtaccggatgcaaaaacatgttttccttcgaatcgttgcggacctttcaagtagtgataactacttcacacAACGATTTGATGCAGCGAAGAAAGAAGGCATATCGCCCTTAGCAAAATgcaccacagcaatgcgaatgttagcatatggtgtggcagcagatgcagtcgatgagtacatcaaaatcgGAGGTACTACAGCACTGGAGTGtgtacgtagattctgtaaaggaatcatacgattgtatgagcacgagtacctgagagcaccaactcaagaggacctgcaaagaatactacaggttagtgaacagcgggggttcccaggcatgatcgggagcattgactgcatgcactagGAGTGGagaaattgtcctaaagcatgggaaggtcaatttgctagaggggataagggaaccaccacggttattcttgaagcagttgcatctcatgatctatggatctggcatgccttttttgggtGTCCGGGGACCctgaacgacataaacgttctagaccggtcaccagtgtttgatgaattggaaCAGGGAAACGCGCCACGTGTGAATTTCATcgtgaatcaacgtccctataatatggcatactatctagctgatggtatctacccttcttatccaactttcgtcaaatctattagacttcctcaaagtgaacccgataagtgctttgcaaaacatcaggagggatatcggaaggacatcgagcgtgcatttggagtgcttcaagctcgttttcaaatcatccgtgaaccagctcgcttgtgggacataaatgatttgggtatcatcatgaggtcatgcatcatattacacaatatgattgttgaggatgaacgagattcatatgctcaacgctggaccgattttgagcaagctgAGGGAAGTGGATCTAGcacaccgcaaccatactcgaccgaggtgttgCCCGCTTTTGcggatcatgtgcgtgctagatccgagttgcgtgatccAAATGTCCATCAccaactgcaagcagatctagtgaagcacatctggacaaagtttggaatgtatcctcatgattaaatatgctttgtatcgtactaattatgttatttgtgtgttgtgtgtttagtttgctgtcttgcattttaattacgttatttgtgtgttatgttaagaaaattaaataaataattgtgtgtttagtttgttgtcttgcattttaatttgcgttaaaaaaatattacgttaatttaatttaattttaaaaaaccaaaaaaaaaaaattaaattaaatcgataatcgtttatttaatttaatttttattgcaaattttaaatttatgaaatcataaaaagaaaaatataaaattaaatcaaaatataagataaaaaaagtggtggggtagggggtagggtgttgaatgaaaaaccattggagtgggtaaaagttgaatgaagtgttgaactggagagagaagatgaaaagtggggtgttgagggtgttgaatgttgaaaccattgtaGATAGTCTTAGTAATTTATGATTACTACATAAATTACTGTATAATATATAGTATGATATCTTTGATGGTGTGTGACTACAATTTTATAAAACTACTTTAGTGTAGAATATGATTCATATAAGTTGCATAGTTAATAATTATATTCTTATGAGTGTATTTATTATTGAACGATAGTGACTTATCATTTTGAGGATGATACTTTAGTTTATCGAAGTGTTTACATGTATAGTAATAGAAAAACATTTTAGGATGAATGAAGGTCAAGTGGAGCATGAGGTTTTGTTGGTAGATTAGATCGTCAAGGTTTATGTTATCTGCAAATGTATTTGATCacttgtgaattttttttattgttgtaCATGTAGATAATTTCGGCAAACTAACATATATCATCCCTACATAATAAGTCACTtttgtttaattaaaaataaaatgatattaCTTTCGGCTTTAACCGTTGGTGAAAATAAAATCCTGCTAATGTAGCGACGATCAAAGGAGTTGGTAATGTGTTGTTGGTCGTCAAAAGTTGTCGGTAAAAATTACCGACAAGCCAAATATCAACTTTTTTTTCATCGGTCGATAAGAGCTTCACTGACAGTTTTTAGTGGTTACCACGACACCCCTCAATAATATAAATCTTTCTTACAATGTTAAAATGAATGATTGTGGTTCTCATGTTTGTTTTGATGTTTCACTTGGGTCGTTCTGACACTTCTCTGTCAAAAAATGCTTATGTGTCGACACTGAGGGAGTGACATAACATATGATGAGAAGGATATCATGTACACATTTTCCTTCATTGCACAATCATCATCTGTTGTGGCGGACATATAAGCACCTTACATGGAAATTATACAAAATTCCACTTATGGGTGGAGTGCAAGGTTGTTAGACTCGCGAGTTAACTCGCTGACTCGGTAGACTCGCGAATCTACATAGGAAAAACGAGTCGACTCGCTGCCAGACTCGTTTTCTGGCCTGACTCGGTCTGACTCGGTGACCGAGTCACCGAGTCGGTCACCGAgtcaaggtttttttttttaaagttaaaaaatctcaaatttattaaaaatcccTAAAACTAAACCTATTTTCAACCTCTATCGCGTTCCTCTTCCTCCTTTGCGTTAAAAAATCTTGGATGCTCTTATAATTAGATTATATGTTTGTATTTATTCTTCATGTGACAGGGTTATACTTAGTAAATTTTCATTTCTGGTAGACTCGAGTCTCGTCGAGTCTACAAGTCGAGTCTACGAGTCGAGTCTACCTACCCAAAACGAGTCTGCTTAGACTCACGAGTCTGACAACCTTGGTGGAGTGGGAATTCAACCTAGCACTCTTACTTTGCAAAATTAAGAACGTAACACTACATGAATGTCTAACTTCGTCAATATGCAAAACATAATATATAACTACATGCCCAATAATAATTCTAAAATATTCAATCTTATTGCACCCCCAAccttagaaataagagttgatggcTTAACCACTTGAGTGACTTGACCAAGTGCATATTGGTGAGATTTATGGATAAATCAAGATATAAAGAAAATTAGGGgtaattcaattaattaatattattttatttttccagaATCTTAAATTTAAAGGACATAAATAAGGTTTTGGTCCCTGATATATACCTCTATTTTCATATTTAGTCCTTGT from Lotus japonicus ecotype B-129 chromosome 2, LjGifu_v1.2 includes:
- the LOC130737220 gene encoding uncharacterized protein LOC130737220 codes for the protein MDPPEFDLQAYLEKSEREDAYVLNHFRERQNLILQASATRGRKNLNRDHAAANRRLIDDYFANEPTYDDGIFRRRYRMQKHVFLRIVADLSSSDNYFTQRFDAAKKEGISPLAKCTTAMRMLAYGVAADAVDEYIKIGGTTALECVRRFCKGIIRLYEHEYLRAPTQEDLQRILQVSEQRGFRVEKFTTVILEAVASHDLWIWHAFFGCPGTLNDINVLDRSPVFDELEQGNAPRVNFIVNQRPYNMAYYLADGIYPSYPTFVKSIRLPQSEPDKCFAKHQEGYRKDIERAFGVLQARFQIIREPARLWDINDLGIIMRSCIILHNMIVEDERDSYAQRWTDFEQAEGSGSSTPQPYSTEVLPAFADHVRARSELRDPNVHHQLQADLVKHIWTKFGMYPHD